A DNA window from Mycobacterium sp. IDR2000157661 contains the following coding sequences:
- a CDS encoding vWA domain-containing protein → MSNPDRTLLVFLLDRSGSMQSIKSDVEGGFAAFVDEQRKAPGDCAATLAQFDTEYELVYHRVPVGEVPALNLQPRGATALLDAMGKLITDTAAQLDATPESERPGTVIVAIMTDGQENSSREWTHPAIKSLVEQQTKHGWEFLYMGADQDAIEVGARLGVQRDKSVTYGRGKARDVMAATSANISRHRAARMQDPAAVMDGYSGEQRADLADG, encoded by the coding sequence ATGTCGAACCCCGATCGCACCCTGCTCGTGTTCCTGCTCGACCGTTCGGGGTCGATGCAGTCCATCAAGTCCGACGTCGAAGGCGGATTCGCCGCGTTCGTCGATGAACAACGCAAGGCGCCCGGTGACTGCGCCGCGACACTGGCCCAGTTCGACACCGAGTACGAGCTCGTCTACCACCGGGTCCCCGTCGGCGAGGTTCCGGCGCTGAACCTGCAGCCGCGGGGCGCCACGGCACTGCTGGACGCGATGGGCAAGCTCATCACCGATACGGCCGCACAGCTCGACGCGACGCCGGAGTCCGAGCGCCCGGGCACGGTGATTGTGGCGATCATGACCGACGGCCAGGAGAACTCGAGCCGCGAGTGGACGCACCCGGCGATCAAGAGCCTGGTCGAGCAGCAGACCAAGCACGGCTGGGAGTTTCTCTACATGGGCGCCGACCAGGACGCCATCGAAGTCGGGGCACGCCTGGGCGTGCAGCGCGACAAGTCGGTCACCTACGGCAGGGGTAAAGCCCGCGATGTCATGGCCGCAACCTCGGCCAACATCAGCCGGCACCGCGCGGCCAGAATGCAGGACCCTGCCGCCGTCATGGACGGTTACTCCGGCGAGCAACGGGCCGACCTCGCGGACGGTTAG
- a CDS encoding DEAD/DEAH box helicase, whose protein sequence is MAREIQGARGLFGGTFFFKLRGAGGGMTSDDISGAALSFGYHPDAAVSLESILRRGTFARALAVDVSVRAAFAGIESCRILWRPEVELPAGLYWFEGAEAGSLIVHVGGGEPPGGAIVVDADDLSPGDPLNAALAWSEQFWAAADEVPAPRFSINEHVVTSPGDADAIVVDQKFLTGHWSYTVLVDGRRQEILETGLKPRPPLDDPRTWVTGEPTPASRFGATLTRAKLRGKFADTLFSFRATRTTFRPYQFKPVLKLLETGKARLLIADEVGLGKTIEAGLIWTELEARQEADHVLVICPSNLVAKWTEEMADRFDFELTELDASRLTDFLHRHRQNRLPRRMAYICSLERLRGWNGLDEMRDIPPAFDLIIVDEAHSMRNQATKSYALGTELSEWADNLVFLTATPINLHQSDLLHLLELLAPEDYSDLRDLELRLEPNRVINAVAAKIARGETDGAKLIAELGQLEKMTLGAALMQRPDFILLRKLLGKTRLEPRDLVKARRMLSELNTLSTVITRTKKVEVDERKAKRTEIRRQIEWTEQEKYFYDEYVEWCRQRALEMNAPSGFAMQMPLRLASACLPMARRAVLDPTFSRISDEDSDESVGRLEPHHDLMEAARRLPEGLDTKFDSLHQVLSELNSQGRRALVFTFSRPTISYLSERLGRDFKVEVLHGGVSREERRRIIAEFRAGAYDFVLANRVASEGLDFEFCSAVVNYDLPWNPMEIEQRIGRIDRIGQPEEVLLIANFVNEYTIDERILGRLLDRIEIFESSIGALEPIISAIAPMAREAAFDFNLSREQREQKLYEVLMAIEEQRAGLEDIADAASTLMVGNDVDVAGLEEELVRTGRYVGQYELALLVHDWAKIEDAPGVMSTDDSRIVELYGNRKMGIRVDELAVSAKRTRAETGHYSALLRNEMPISLVLDQELARTGGGMLLTATSPLTMAAVSVPIHREARFASLRVAARTEIVGPGIYVVVLAKAASGGFGGDEIWGAAVTRDGRHAEEGPANALLAALAEGQLEDAALPDIEQVATLADRALDQLDFQHARVKVERDQEFDALQEARRATLGEQHRRKVETIQKRIDTATSRGRDSRTMGLFHSQMRRAEEKFVRLTNELSNRPRPEIHLEHLAACVVEFVPAGEES, encoded by the coding sequence GTGGCTAGGGAGATCCAAGGGGCTAGGGGTTTGTTTGGTGGCACGTTCTTCTTCAAGCTGCGCGGAGCCGGTGGCGGTATGACGTCAGACGACATTTCGGGCGCAGCACTCTCTTTCGGTTATCACCCGGACGCGGCGGTGTCATTGGAATCGATCTTGAGACGGGGGACGTTCGCGCGTGCACTGGCCGTCGATGTATCGGTCAGAGCAGCATTTGCGGGTATCGAAAGTTGCCGCATTCTATGGCGGCCAGAGGTTGAGCTGCCTGCTGGCCTGTACTGGTTCGAAGGTGCGGAGGCGGGTTCGTTAATCGTGCATGTTGGCGGCGGTGAGCCGCCAGGTGGAGCTATCGTCGTGGACGCGGATGATCTTTCTCCCGGCGACCCCCTTAACGCCGCATTGGCGTGGTCCGAGCAGTTCTGGGCAGCGGCTGACGAGGTACCCGCGCCACGATTCTCGATCAACGAGCATGTCGTCACGAGCCCGGGCGACGCGGACGCAATCGTAGTAGATCAGAAGTTCTTGACCGGCCACTGGTCGTACACGGTTCTCGTCGACGGACGCCGTCAGGAGATCCTCGAGACGGGGCTCAAGCCGCGCCCACCTCTCGATGATCCTCGGACGTGGGTCACAGGTGAGCCGACACCAGCAAGTCGGTTCGGTGCGACTCTCACCCGAGCGAAGCTGAGGGGTAAATTCGCCGATACGTTGTTCTCCTTCCGTGCAACGAGGACGACTTTTCGCCCATATCAGTTCAAGCCAGTCCTCAAGCTCCTGGAGACCGGCAAAGCTCGACTTCTGATAGCGGATGAAGTTGGGCTCGGCAAAACGATTGAGGCCGGGTTGATTTGGACTGAGCTCGAGGCTCGTCAAGAAGCCGACCATGTTCTGGTGATCTGTCCGTCGAACCTTGTTGCCAAATGGACAGAGGAGATGGCCGATCGTTTCGACTTTGAGCTGACTGAACTCGATGCCAGTCGGTTGACTGACTTCCTTCATCGGCATCGCCAAAACCGGCTTCCCCGCAGAATGGCCTATATATGCAGCCTCGAGCGGCTCCGCGGTTGGAATGGGCTCGACGAGATGCGCGATATCCCACCGGCTTTCGACCTCATAATTGTGGACGAAGCGCACTCGATGCGAAACCAAGCCACGAAGAGCTATGCGTTAGGCACGGAGTTATCAGAGTGGGCAGATAACCTTGTGTTTCTAACGGCAACTCCGATCAACCTGCATCAGAGCGACTTGCTGCACTTGCTCGAGCTGCTTGCTCCCGAGGACTACAGCGACCTTCGCGATCTCGAACTCCGATTAGAGCCGAACCGTGTGATCAACGCGGTCGCGGCCAAGATCGCTCGCGGGGAGACAGACGGTGCAAAGCTGATTGCTGAACTCGGGCAGCTGGAAAAGATGACCCTCGGTGCCGCATTGATGCAACGTCCAGATTTCATTCTGCTACGTAAATTACTCGGCAAGACGCGTCTCGAGCCAAGAGATCTCGTGAAAGCCAGGAGGATGCTGTCCGAACTGAACACGCTTTCTACGGTCATTACGCGGACCAAGAAGGTCGAAGTCGATGAGCGCAAGGCTAAACGTACTGAAATTCGTCGGCAGATCGAGTGGACTGAGCAGGAAAAGTACTTCTACGACGAGTACGTCGAGTGGTGCCGACAGCGAGCCCTTGAAATGAACGCCCCGTCAGGGTTCGCAATGCAAATGCCGCTTCGGCTCGCGAGCGCATGTCTGCCGATGGCGCGGCGCGCAGTGTTGGACCCGACCTTTAGCAGAATTTCAGACGAGGACAGCGACGAGTCAGTGGGTCGGCTTGAACCCCATCATGATCTGATGGAAGCCGCGCGTCGTTTGCCCGAGGGACTCGACACGAAATTCGATTCGTTGCACCAGGTCCTCAGTGAACTAAACTCGCAAGGCCGGCGAGCTTTGGTTTTCACTTTCTCCCGTCCTACCATTTCCTACCTGTCGGAGCGCCTCGGAAGGGACTTCAAGGTCGAAGTTCTGCACGGCGGTGTCAGCCGGGAAGAACGACGGCGCATCATAGCCGAATTTCGAGCTGGGGCCTACGATTTTGTCCTCGCCAATCGGGTTGCCAGCGAGGGGCTGGATTTCGAGTTCTGTTCCGCAGTCGTGAATTACGACCTTCCTTGGAATCCGATGGAGATCGAGCAGCGTATCGGTCGCATCGACCGAATCGGTCAACCGGAGGAAGTCCTACTCATCGCCAACTTCGTCAATGAGTACACCATCGACGAACGAATTCTGGGACGCCTTCTCGACCGAATAGAGATCTTTGAGTCTTCGATCGGAGCGTTGGAACCGATCATCTCCGCCATCGCCCCGATGGCGCGCGAGGCGGCGTTCGACTTCAACCTCAGCAGGGAGCAGCGCGAACAGAAGCTCTACGAGGTGCTCATGGCGATCGAGGAGCAACGAGCAGGGCTTGAAGATATCGCCGATGCCGCAAGCACCCTCATGGTCGGCAACGATGTTGATGTCGCCGGCCTTGAGGAAGAGTTGGTCCGTACCGGACGGTACGTCGGCCAATATGAACTTGCACTACTCGTCCACGACTGGGCGAAAATCGAGGACGCCCCCGGAGTCATGTCGACGGACGACAGCCGGATTGTCGAGCTGTATGGCAACCGAAAGATGGGTATCCGCGTCGACGAGCTCGCCGTATCCGCCAAGCGGACACGAGCAGAAACGGGTCACTATTCGGCGTTACTTCGCAACGAGATGCCGATATCTCTGGTGCTCGACCAGGAGCTCGCCCGCACGGGCGGCGGCATGCTGCTGACTGCGACGAGTCCGCTAACGATGGCGGCGGTGTCCGTTCCGATTCACCGAGAGGCCCGATTCGCATCACTGCGTGTCGCCGCGCGGACTGAAATTGTCGGACCCGGAATTTATGTTGTGGTTCTCGCGAAGGCTGCGTCAGGGGGGTTTGGTGGCGATGAGATCTGGGGAGCGGCAGTGACACGAGACGGGCGACACGCCGAAGAGGGCCCGGCCAACGCTCTGCTGGCCGCCCTGGCTGAAGGACAGCTTGAAGACGCCGCCCTGCCAGACATTGAACAGGTGGCGACACTAGCCGACCGTGCGCTCGATCAACTCGATTTCCAGCATGCGCGGGTCAAAGTCGAGCGAGACCAAGAGTTCGATGCTCTTCAAGAAGCTCGACGAGCGACTCTCGGAGAACAACATCGACGGAAGGTCGAGACGATCCAAAAACGCATCGACACGGCGACCAGCCGGGGCAGAGACAGCAGGACGATGGGATTGTTTCACAGCCAGATGCGCAGAGCAGAAGAAAAGTTCGTGCGACTGACCAACGAGTTGTCGAACCGACCTCGCCCTGAGATCCACCTTGAGCACCTCGCAGCGTGTGTTGTCGAATTCGTACCAGCGGGCGAAGAATCATGA
- a CDS encoding TolC family protein, translating to MEPPFYFVRDRASSAAHHWDYLRNRRATALCGHDYDDPQWEGPARPSKVCRRCQEVLPQFEAKWWKKAARRVEVHRAQLEDSNAKLQSEVAHLKRQLDQLTYQLELSKDTIETHKKKINNQRLTLHRLQTARSSKSATPQRAQAGSTTPPSKATKSKPGTVKTEKWRSANDVFSSSGPRKGSRPSASR from the coding sequence ATGGAGCCCCCGTTCTATTTTGTGCGCGATAGAGCATCAAGTGCGGCGCACCATTGGGACTACTTGAGGAACCGGCGGGCGACAGCGTTATGCGGGCATGACTACGACGATCCCCAGTGGGAAGGGCCTGCTCGGCCGAGCAAGGTGTGCCGGCGTTGTCAGGAGGTGCTTCCCCAGTTCGAGGCGAAGTGGTGGAAGAAGGCCGCGCGCCGCGTCGAAGTACACCGCGCCCAACTCGAGGACAGCAACGCCAAGCTGCAAAGCGAAGTTGCGCACTTGAAGCGACAGCTTGATCAACTCACCTATCAATTGGAGCTTTCGAAGGACACGATCGAGACGCACAAGAAGAAGATCAACAATCAGCGGTTGACGTTGCACCGCCTTCAGACGGCGAGATCAAGCAAGTCGGCGACACCTCAGAGGGCCCAGGCCGGGTCTACCACGCCGCCGTCCAAGGCCACGAAGTCTAAGCCGGGCACCGTAAAGACCGAGAAGTGGCGGTCAGCGAACGATGTCTTCTCTTCCAGCGGGCCCCGGAAGGGATCAAGGCCATCAGCGTCGCGGTGA
- a CDS encoding ATP-dependent DNA helicase: MSGIMHLSMRVPWRDRPWDAAICDDPLSNSSCTLLANVGPNRDDAYEQENSSATTDTLDTNRLPCLSERGMFMSPIGYTVTKTHPFAWHRSLKDSLRPTKVSLPGYAFESIPFRWLNRGSLNEEVGFARVPAYNPTAEDHVDEVLGFRDGASWVMDGENQRAVMDEFFAPVVPGESLVFVYLKHSPLQEARTDRLLVGAAAVSGIQPPPMWNQDGKPPFDSCMWETIVEHSLRPDMQAGLLIPYQELVSMLDQGIDIDEALAWAPEGRNLEFSYVTEHLTDDAAIEALASLKRAAEGARGLGLDVPDSALTWLTNQTERLWQLRGPVPGLASILAFLRVEQPYVAHRVLMNAVDESAPWGALRSMLDNEKPIPEPLRPYLTVTTQKIWRKLGSDRQAVLQLLSAFDISAQQVEMLMAGATEPECAPGELLANPYFASTCTYGMELHVPFLSIDRALFPPTHVKWSPALPNEIQIDDHLDRRRVEALLTDVLERQGLQGDTVLPEHEAIDAANGYELSRPPYLAHMVLAALDLDHDALVDQEEWSPITGVALADGAPALKLTRYVETADMIRSWIRGQQAKPPLGRLSDAREVLDKALKRNQYVDTESTGLDELEERARTEKAAGLDELHDSPLSVLIGPAGTGKTTLLRALVEYPGVGDGGVLLLAPTGKARVQLETKVGLPAKTLASYLAPTNRYDGATGRYLVWGDQQPRKSHGLVVIDEASMLTEEMLAATLDAFSGVGRIVLVGDPRQLPPIGAGRPFVDLVEVVRPDAFGNWFRVGPGYVELQVTRRQLPEGGYGTRHDLELAAWFGGGTRGAGDELIWSELAHEPNRPTLRYLRWGDANVIQALTEALAEELPMGDHDKPDWAFALTYGATLNGPYLNWEPGAGKRAEHWQILSPTRSRAFGTVELNRHIKRTYRVNDTEFGQRTAKANIPKPIGPELIVRGDKVMQTENRKQKAYPSQGAMNYVANGEIGVAIGRVVPAHKCKKGNLSLKVEFSSQPGFEYSYWPSVNDDPPLELAWAVTVHKSQGSEFGTTFLVLPVRANVSRELMYTALTRQKDRVVILHEGTLADLRDLSESWRSETARRLTDLFAVPNPVSLELRGVRRRYERRLMHVSANGTPMASKNEVIIAALLDRLVPGEWSYEEPFRGSDGREVLPDFTINSGSGRKVLWEHAGMLDRPDYAAKWELKKAWYADNGVLPHDDANAGNTVLMWTDDLKGANAQAWLDFASEVLGVQASEAAPADGSPAKRRVVKKSSPKITR, translated from the coding sequence ATGAGCGGCATCATGCATCTGTCAATGCGAGTGCCATGGCGGGATAGACCATGGGACGCCGCAATCTGCGATGATCCTCTGAGTAACTCTTCATGCACACTATTGGCGAATGTAGGCCCGAATCGGGATGATGCTTATGAGCAAGAGAACTCTTCGGCAACCACCGATACCTTAGATACGAATCGCTTGCCCTGTCTGAGCGAGCGCGGCATGTTCATGTCGCCCATCGGCTACACCGTGACGAAGACCCATCCCTTCGCCTGGCACAGGTCCCTAAAGGACTCGTTGCGCCCGACTAAAGTATCGCTGCCGGGGTATGCGTTCGAATCCATTCCGTTCCGTTGGCTCAACCGCGGATCGCTCAATGAAGAAGTCGGCTTCGCCCGAGTCCCGGCATACAACCCCACAGCCGAGGATCATGTCGACGAAGTACTCGGCTTCCGGGACGGTGCGTCGTGGGTAATGGACGGAGAAAATCAACGCGCGGTAATGGATGAGTTCTTCGCACCTGTCGTCCCGGGCGAGTCACTTGTCTTCGTGTATCTCAAGCACTCACCACTGCAGGAAGCCCGCACGGACCGGCTCCTCGTCGGGGCGGCCGCGGTGAGCGGCATTCAACCGCCGCCAATGTGGAATCAGGATGGCAAACCACCATTTGACTCATGCATGTGGGAGACGATTGTTGAACATAGCCTTCGGCCTGACATGCAGGCCGGACTGCTTATTCCGTATCAAGAGCTTGTGAGCATGCTGGATCAGGGCATCGATATCGACGAGGCGCTCGCCTGGGCACCGGAGGGCCGCAACCTCGAGTTTAGTTACGTAACAGAACATCTCACCGATGACGCTGCAATTGAAGCCCTGGCGTCCCTCAAGCGTGCGGCGGAAGGTGCGCGCGGTCTCGGCTTAGATGTACCAGACTCGGCGCTCACGTGGCTTACGAATCAGACCGAGCGGCTCTGGCAACTACGTGGACCGGTGCCTGGTCTAGCGTCAATATTGGCGTTCCTCCGCGTCGAACAGCCCTACGTCGCGCATAGGGTGCTGATGAACGCGGTCGACGAATCCGCACCGTGGGGCGCGCTGCGCTCAATGCTGGACAATGAGAAACCCATTCCCGAGCCGCTACGCCCCTACCTCACAGTCACAACTCAGAAAATTTGGCGGAAGCTCGGCAGCGACAGGCAGGCTGTCTTACAATTACTTTCGGCATTCGACATCTCCGCCCAGCAAGTCGAGATGCTGATGGCAGGGGCCACAGAACCAGAGTGCGCACCGGGCGAGCTGCTTGCAAATCCCTACTTCGCGAGCACGTGCACCTATGGCATGGAACTCCATGTTCCATTCTTATCCATCGATCGAGCGCTCTTCCCGCCAACACATGTGAAATGGTCACCGGCGCTGCCCAACGAGATCCAGATCGACGATCACCTAGACCGTCGGCGGGTCGAGGCGCTCCTGACAGATGTGCTCGAACGCCAGGGACTTCAAGGTGACACGGTGCTGCCAGAGCATGAGGCGATCGACGCGGCTAACGGTTACGAACTGAGCCGGCCACCTTACTTGGCGCATATGGTGCTCGCGGCGCTTGATCTTGACCATGATGCCCTCGTTGATCAGGAAGAGTGGTCGCCCATCACTGGTGTCGCACTGGCCGATGGCGCGCCCGCGCTCAAACTAACGCGTTATGTCGAGACGGCAGACATGATTCGGAGCTGGATCCGAGGCCAGCAAGCGAAGCCACCCCTCGGCCGCCTCAGTGACGCACGCGAAGTATTGGACAAAGCCCTAAAGCGTAATCAGTACGTTGATACGGAGAGCACCGGACTCGATGAGCTTGAGGAGCGTGCGCGAACGGAGAAGGCCGCAGGGCTCGACGAGCTCCACGATTCACCGCTGTCGGTTTTGATTGGGCCAGCAGGTACCGGAAAGACAACCCTGCTGCGGGCGCTCGTGGAGTACCCGGGCGTCGGTGATGGAGGGGTGTTGCTCTTAGCGCCGACGGGCAAGGCGCGAGTCCAACTGGAGACCAAGGTTGGCCTTCCGGCGAAGACCCTTGCCAGCTACCTTGCTCCGACGAATCGGTACGACGGCGCCACTGGTCGCTACCTCGTGTGGGGTGATCAACAACCGCGTAAAAGCCACGGCCTCGTCGTTATCGATGAGGCTTCGATGCTCACAGAGGAGATGTTGGCTGCCACGCTCGACGCGTTCAGCGGAGTTGGACGCATTGTCCTCGTTGGTGATCCGCGACAGCTTCCTCCTATTGGCGCCGGCCGCCCGTTTGTAGACCTTGTCGAGGTCGTGCGGCCCGACGCCTTCGGGAACTGGTTTCGTGTCGGCCCAGGTTATGTCGAATTGCAGGTGACGCGAAGGCAGTTGCCCGAGGGCGGCTACGGCACTCGCCACGATCTCGAGTTGGCAGCCTGGTTCGGTGGTGGGACTCGCGGCGCAGGCGATGAACTCATCTGGTCTGAACTCGCGCACGAACCGAACCGTCCAACCCTTCGTTACCTGCGATGGGGTGACGCGAATGTCATCCAGGCACTTACAGAGGCTCTGGCCGAGGAGCTACCGATGGGCGACCACGATAAGCCCGACTGGGCCTTCGCGCTCACCTACGGCGCCACGCTGAACGGGCCATACCTCAACTGGGAACCGGGCGCGGGCAAGCGTGCAGAGCACTGGCAGATCCTCTCGCCCACGCGATCGCGTGCATTCGGCACGGTTGAACTTAACCGACATATAAAGCGTACCTATCGGGTTAACGACACCGAGTTCGGTCAGCGTACTGCGAAGGCCAATATCCCCAAACCTATTGGGCCAGAGTTGATTGTCCGCGGCGACAAGGTCATGCAAACCGAGAACAGGAAGCAGAAGGCATACCCGTCACAGGGCGCGATGAACTATGTCGCAAATGGTGAGATTGGTGTAGCGATCGGCCGGGTCGTGCCAGCTCACAAGTGCAAAAAAGGCAACTTGTCGCTTAAGGTCGAGTTCTCTTCGCAGCCCGGCTTCGAATACAGTTACTGGCCGTCAGTTAACGACGATCCGCCTCTTGAACTTGCCTGGGCTGTAACGGTTCACAAGTCGCAGGGCTCTGAATTTGGCACAACCTTTCTTGTTCTTCCGGTGCGGGCCAACGTCTCTCGAGAATTGATGTACACCGCACTGACACGGCAGAAGGATCGGGTCGTCATCCTGCACGAGGGAACTCTCGCAGACCTTCGCGACCTCTCTGAATCTTGGCGCTCCGAAACAGCCCGTCGACTCACCGATCTGTTCGCGGTGCCGAATCCCGTGTCTCTAGAGCTGCGGGGGGTGCGTCGCAGATACGAACGGCGCCTAATGCACGTATCAGCGAATGGCACTCCGATGGCGAGCAAGAACGAAGTCATCATTGCGGCACTACTCGATCGTTTGGTGCCCGGTGAGTGGAGCTACGAAGAGCCGTTTCGCGGCAGCGACGGCAGAGAGGTGCTTCCGGACTTCACAATTAATTCGGGCAGCGGGCGAAAAGTGTTGTGGGAGCACGCGGGAATGCTTGATCGGCCAGACTACGCGGCGAAGTGGGAACTGAAGAAGGCTTGGTACGCGGACAACGGTGTGTTGCCGCACGACGACGCGAATGCCGGCAACACAGTGCTTATGTGGACCGACGATCTTAAGGGAGCGAACGCTCAAGCCTGGTTGGACTTCGCGTCGGAAGTGCTCGGCGTACAGGCGTCGGAGGCCGCACCGGCCGACGGCAGTCCTGCTAAGCGTCGTGTCGTAAAGAAGTCATCCCCCAAAATCACAAGGTGA
- a CDS encoding AAA family ATPase yields the protein MKQRDNDLELQDERTAEKRYGEQLFKDARDQPVPYSFTGKKVPDPPKVPDGRLVGRVALTKPDRVLTGARNDFYIAEKHATVDGVEVYSWTAPIACCFFRRNHQHTSKNGLGDLCRDVAVVRSFSHVNGRIDGFVDDQLRDDAPTPAFQKRGLSIPAPPSGKPKVPSHPTAGKSPSVTHTKDAATDQVPEAEATGASALSQGIDDGTGIRAEGLLREQLRSPRGKGLSSVLSTLQPDQYDLVTLPASESTVIEGQPGTGKTIVASHRAAYLVNDNTPRGRRATGAVLVIGPTASYSRHISDIVVRLGNGEGKIIVRSMPQLMQEILNLRNEPTGPASNVWFDADSMLGRLSRLAINLSQQSTGKSPTREAVYECLRLNKAGGRLLTAKTDWSAYLRGLPSYKKALGLRAHRPLLAFIEWELARPVDLRQVSHVIVDEAQDMTALEWCLLHSINRDYSSNRANAWTILGDLNQRRSDHTLSSWHDVFDELDLDPDTKIRHLARSYRSTKPILDFANKLLPRKQRSSQAFQYEGPNPQLRKVRDKELGSAVSGEVKRLIGEYAFGTVAVITVAPEPITKSLRKVGWTAKSLDMRLWEMDGAEVAVLQPGSARGLEFDAVVVVEPADFPTNYGRKGPLYTALTRANRELAVVHSKPLPRELKR from the coding sequence ATGAAGCAGCGTGACAATGATCTTGAGCTCCAGGATGAGCGCACTGCTGAGAAGCGATACGGCGAGCAGTTGTTCAAAGACGCCCGCGACCAGCCGGTACCCTACTCCTTCACAGGGAAGAAGGTGCCGGACCCACCGAAGGTACCGGACGGGCGTCTTGTCGGCCGGGTTGCCCTGACGAAGCCGGACCGGGTGCTGACCGGCGCGCGCAACGACTTCTATATCGCCGAAAAGCACGCAACGGTCGACGGCGTCGAGGTCTACAGTTGGACTGCTCCCATCGCGTGTTGTTTCTTCAGACGAAACCATCAGCACACCTCAAAGAACGGCCTCGGTGACCTTTGTCGTGACGTCGCTGTCGTGCGGTCGTTCAGTCACGTCAACGGACGGATCGACGGGTTCGTCGACGACCAGCTGCGAGACGATGCACCTACGCCGGCATTCCAGAAGCGAGGCTTGTCGATCCCTGCACCTCCTAGTGGTAAGCCGAAAGTGCCGAGTCATCCGACCGCGGGAAAAAGTCCCTCGGTTACTCATACGAAGGACGCCGCGACCGACCAGGTTCCGGAGGCAGAAGCGACGGGGGCGTCTGCGCTGTCACAGGGGATCGACGACGGTACTGGGATAAGAGCAGAAGGGCTGCTGCGAGAACAACTCAGGTCCCCGCGCGGTAAGGGGCTTAGTTCTGTCCTGTCGACGCTTCAACCCGACCAATACGATCTCGTCACGCTGCCGGCAAGCGAAAGCACGGTCATCGAAGGGCAGCCGGGAACCGGTAAGACGATCGTCGCGTCTCATCGTGCAGCCTACTTAGTGAATGACAACACCCCACGTGGACGACGTGCGACCGGAGCAGTTCTGGTAATCGGACCAACGGCAAGCTATTCACGCCATATCAGTGACATCGTCGTCAGACTCGGGAATGGCGAGGGGAAGATCATCGTCCGTTCGATGCCACAGTTGATGCAGGAGATTCTGAATCTCCGCAACGAGCCGACAGGACCGGCTTCCAACGTGTGGTTCGATGCAGATTCGATGTTAGGGAGGCTTTCTCGGCTAGCGATTAACTTGAGCCAGCAGAGTACTGGCAAGTCGCCTACCCGAGAGGCGGTTTATGAGTGTTTGCGTCTGAACAAGGCCGGCGGGCGTCTCTTAACCGCAAAGACTGATTGGTCTGCATATCTGCGGGGACTTCCTTCCTACAAGAAGGCGCTCGGGTTGCGGGCGCATAGGCCACTGCTCGCATTCATCGAATGGGAGCTTGCGCGGCCGGTAGATCTCAGGCAGGTCAGTCACGTGATTGTCGACGAGGCGCAAGACATGACGGCCCTCGAGTGGTGCCTGTTGCACTCAATCAATAGGGATTACTCAAGTAATAGGGCCAATGCTTGGACAATCCTCGGTGATCTGAACCAACGGCGATCGGATCACACACTGTCCAGTTGGCACGACGTCTTTGACGAACTGGATCTGGATCCAGATACGAAAATAAGGCACCTCGCGCGTTCATATCGTTCCACTAAGCCCATTCTTGACTTCGCCAACAAGCTCTTGCCGCGAAAACAACGAAGCTCTCAGGCGTTTCAGTATGAGGGTCCCAATCCTCAGCTAAGGAAGGTGAGAGATAAGGAGCTCGGATCCGCAGTCAGCGGCGAGGTCAAACGTCTAATCGGGGAGTACGCCTTCGGGACTGTAGCGGTTATCACGGTCGCGCCGGAGCCAATCACGAAGTCGCTACGCAAAGTCGGATGGACGGCAAAGAGCCTGGATATGAGGCTGTGGGAGATGGATGGCGCAGAAGTCGCTGTATTACAGCCTGGTTCCGCTCGTGGCCTCGAGTTTGATGCCGTCGTTGTTGTAGAGCCAGCCGATTTTCCAACGAATTATGGACGAAAAGGCCCGCTATACACGGCTCTGACCCGCGCGAATCGTGAACTCGCCGTGGTGCATTCAAAGCCGCTTCCGCGCGAGCTGAAGCGCTAG